In one window of Streptomyces roseofulvus DNA:
- a CDS encoding M50 family metallopeptidase has protein sequence MDLFSPQAAPAEWLVIATGLAALAATVPRRIWLVARNAITIAHEGGHALVALACRRRLMAIRLHSDTSGLTVTRGRPTGLGVVLTLAAGYTAAPLLGLGGAALLGAGLVAVLLWAATALLLAVLVMVRNAYGILSVVLTGALFVLVSWLAAPEVQALFAYAVVWFLLLGGVRPPFELQRKRRHGGAPDSDADQLSRLTHVPAGVWLAFFHTVSLSCLIGGATWLLGR, from the coding sequence ATGGACCTCTTCAGCCCGCAGGCCGCCCCGGCGGAATGGCTGGTGATCGCCACCGGCCTCGCCGCGCTCGCCGCCACCGTGCCCCGGCGGATCTGGCTGGTCGCGCGGAACGCGATCACCATCGCCCACGAGGGCGGCCACGCCCTGGTCGCGCTCGCCTGCCGCCGGCGGCTGATGGCGATCCGGCTGCACTCCGACACCAGCGGTCTTACCGTCACCCGGGGCCGCCCGACCGGTCTCGGCGTCGTCCTCACCCTGGCCGCCGGCTACACGGCGGCCCCGCTGCTCGGCCTCGGCGGAGCGGCGCTGCTCGGCGCCGGCCTGGTCGCGGTGCTGCTGTGGGCGGCGACCGCGCTGCTGCTGGCCGTGCTGGTCATGGTCCGCAACGCGTACGGGATCCTCTCCGTCGTCCTCACCGGCGCGCTCTTCGTCCTGGTGTCCTGGCTGGCGGCCCCGGAGGTGCAGGCGCTCTTCGCGTACGCGGTGGTGTGGTTCCTGCTCCTCGGCGGAGTGCGGCCGCCCTTCGAGCTGCAGCGGAAGCGGCGGCACGGCGGGGCGCCGGACTCGGACGCCGACCAGCTCTCCCGGCTCACCCATGTGCCCGCCGGGGTGTGGCTGGCCTTCTTCCACACGGTGTCCCTCAGCTGCCTGATCGGCGGCGCCACCTGGCTTCTGGGCCGCTGA
- a CDS encoding alpha/beta hydrolase family protein: MGHVTKIETVPTDAGEARITWHTAPRARRVLALGHGAGGGIEARDLAALAAALPDRGVTVALVEQPWRVAGKKVAPAPKTLDTGWRGLWPALAAPGLPVVAGGRSAGARVACRTGAELGAAAVLALSFPLHPPGKPESSRAAELLGTGLPTLVVQGGNDPFGRPEEFPAGGAYELVEIPYGDHGFAVAKRAPVGQDEAVGRIVASVAEWLAALR, encoded by the coding sequence ATGGGCCATGTGACGAAGATCGAGACCGTGCCCACCGACGCCGGTGAGGCCCGCATCACCTGGCACACCGCCCCCCGGGCCCGCCGCGTCCTCGCCCTCGGCCACGGCGCCGGCGGCGGCATCGAGGCCCGCGACCTGGCCGCCCTCGCCGCCGCGCTGCCCGACCGGGGCGTCACCGTCGCCCTGGTCGAGCAGCCCTGGCGGGTCGCCGGGAAGAAGGTCGCGCCCGCGCCGAAGACCCTGGACACCGGCTGGCGCGGCCTCTGGCCGGCCCTCGCGGCGCCCGGCCTCCCGGTCGTCGCGGGCGGCCGCAGCGCCGGCGCCCGGGTGGCCTGCCGGACCGGCGCGGAGCTCGGTGCCGCCGCCGTCCTCGCCCTGAGCTTCCCGCTCCACCCGCCGGGGAAGCCGGAGAGCTCCCGCGCCGCGGAGCTCCTCGGCACCGGCCTGCCCACCCTCGTCGTCCAGGGCGGCAACGACCCCTTCGGGCGGCCGGAGGAGTTTCCCGCCGGAGGCGCCTACGAACTCGTCGAGATCCCGTACGGCGACCACGGCTTCGCCGTCGCCAAGCGCGCCCCGGTCGGGCAGGACGAGGCCGTCGGACGGATCGTCGCGAGCGTCGCGGAGTGGCTCGCCGCGCTGCGCTGA
- a CDS encoding SOS response-associated peptidase has product MCGRYAASRRPEDLVGLFGIEKWEPEETLEQDWNVAPTKEVYAVLERPLKDAESRRPVRQLRALKWGLVPSWSKSPEGAARMINARAETVHEKPSFKRAFQARRCILPADGYYEWVTGAAERDLEVEGKKKRPRKQPYFVTPADGSVFAMAGLYEFWRDPALPPEHPDAWWATCSVITTEAETGPLGVAPAEGPGSLAEIHPRMPLMLTEDRWDAWLDPATTEPDELRALLAPPPGGLMRAYPVSTAVSNVRNNGPELLTELAGPEVGTLF; this is encoded by the coding sequence ATGTGCGGACGTTATGCGGCGAGCCGGCGGCCCGAGGACCTCGTGGGCCTCTTCGGGATCGAGAAGTGGGAGCCGGAGGAGACCCTGGAGCAGGACTGGAACGTGGCCCCCACCAAGGAGGTCTACGCGGTCCTCGAACGCCCTCTGAAGGACGCGGAATCGCGCCGGCCGGTTCGCCAGCTGCGCGCCCTGAAGTGGGGCCTGGTCCCGTCCTGGTCGAAGTCGCCGGAGGGCGCCGCCCGGATGATCAACGCCCGGGCCGAGACCGTGCACGAGAAGCCGTCCTTCAAGCGCGCCTTCCAGGCCCGCCGCTGCATCCTGCCCGCCGACGGCTATTACGAGTGGGTGACCGGCGCCGCCGAACGCGACCTGGAGGTCGAGGGGAAGAAGAAGCGGCCCCGGAAGCAGCCGTACTTCGTGACCCCGGCCGACGGCTCGGTCTTCGCCATGGCCGGCCTCTACGAGTTCTGGCGCGACCCCGCGCTCCCGCCCGAGCACCCGGACGCCTGGTGGGCCACCTGCTCGGTGATCACCACCGAGGCCGAGACCGGCCCGCTGGGCGTGGCGCCCGCCGAGGGCCCCGGCTCGCTCGCCGAGATCCATCCCCGGATGCCGCTGATGCTCACCGAGGACCGCTGGGACGCCTGGCTCGACCCGGCCACCACGGAACCCGACGAGCTGCGCGCCCTGCTCGCCCCGCCGCCCGGCGGCCTGATGCGGGCCTATCCGGTCTCCACCGCCGTCAGCAACGTCCGCAACAACGGCCCCGAACTCCTCACCGAGCTGGCGGGACCCGAGGTCGGCACGCTCTTCTGA
- the aroA gene encoding 3-phosphoshikimate 1-carboxyvinyltransferase → MTAASPAHPDPSQPAAPAGPDLWPAPYASGPVDATVTVPGSKSVTNRALVLAALAAEPGWVRRPLRSRDTLLMAEGLRTLGVKIEETVSSSSSAAGGPGVTGEAWRIIPAPLRGAATVDVGNAGTVMRFLPPVAALADGPVRFDGDPRSHERPLHGVIDALRALGARIDDEGRGALPMTVHGAGGLDGGVVEIDASSSSQFVSALLLSGPRFNQGVEVRHVGGRLPSMPHIRMTVDMLRAVGAKVDEPEHGGEPDVWRVTPSALRGRDLVIEPDLSNAQPFLAAALVTGGRVTVPDWPARTTQPGDELRRIFTEMGGACELTDAGLTFTGTGRIHGIDVDLGEVGELTPGIAAVAALADSPSTLRGVAHLRLHETDRLAALTREINGLGGDVTETEDGLHIRPRPLRGGVFHTYHDHRMATAGAIIGLAVPGVRIEDVATTAKTLPDFPGMWTEMLGA, encoded by the coding sequence ATGACCGCAGCATCCCCCGCGCACCCCGATCCGTCGCAGCCCGCCGCCCCCGCCGGCCCGGACCTCTGGCCCGCCCCGTACGCGAGCGGCCCCGTCGACGCGACCGTGACCGTGCCGGGTTCGAAGTCGGTCACCAACCGCGCCCTGGTGCTCGCCGCGCTCGCCGCCGAGCCGGGCTGGGTGCGCCGCCCGCTCCGCTCCCGCGACACCCTCCTGATGGCGGAGGGCCTGCGCACCCTGGGCGTGAAGATCGAGGAGACGGTGTCGTCCAGCTCCTCCGCCGCGGGCGGCCCCGGCGTCACCGGCGAGGCGTGGCGGATCATCCCCGCCCCGCTGCGCGGCGCCGCCACCGTCGACGTCGGCAACGCGGGCACCGTCATGCGCTTCCTGCCGCCGGTCGCCGCGCTCGCCGACGGCCCGGTCCGCTTCGACGGCGACCCGCGCTCCCACGAGCGCCCGCTGCACGGCGTGATCGACGCGCTGCGCGCCCTCGGCGCCCGGATCGACGACGAGGGCCGCGGCGCCCTCCCGATGACCGTGCACGGCGCCGGCGGCCTCGACGGCGGCGTCGTGGAGATCGACGCCTCCTCGTCCTCCCAGTTCGTCAGCGCGCTGCTGCTCTCCGGCCCCCGCTTCAACCAGGGCGTCGAGGTCCGGCACGTCGGCGGCCGGCTCCCGTCGATGCCGCACATCCGGATGACCGTGGACATGCTGCGCGCGGTGGGCGCCAAGGTCGACGAGCCGGAGCACGGCGGCGAGCCGGACGTGTGGCGGGTCACCCCGTCGGCGCTGCGCGGCCGGGACCTGGTCATCGAGCCGGACCTGTCGAACGCGCAGCCGTTCCTGGCCGCCGCGCTGGTCACCGGCGGCCGGGTGACCGTCCCGGACTGGCCGGCCCGCACCACCCAGCCCGGTGACGAGCTGCGCCGGATCTTCACCGAGATGGGCGGCGCCTGCGAGCTCACCGACGCGGGTCTCACCTTCACCGGCACCGGCCGGATCCACGGCATCGACGTGGACCTGGGCGAGGTCGGCGAGCTGACCCCCGGCATCGCGGCCGTCGCGGCCCTCGCGGACTCCCCGTCCACCCTGCGCGGGGTGGCGCACCTGCGGCTCCACGAGACCGACCGGCTGGCGGCGCTCACCCGGGAGATCAACGGCCTCGGCGGCGACGTCACCGAGACCGAGGACGGGCTGCACATCCGCCCGCGCCCGCTGCGCGGCGGCGTCTTCCACACGTACCACGACCACCGGATGGCGACCGCGGGCGCCATCATCGGCCTCGCCGTGCCGGGCGTGCGGATCGAGGACGTGGCCACGACGGCCAAGACCTTGCCGGACTTCCCGGGGATGTGGACCGAAATGCTCGGAGCCTGA